In Alkalihalobacterium alkalinitrilicum, a genomic segment contains:
- a CDS encoding crotonase/enoyl-CoA hydratase family protein, with translation MNYEAIHFERRGSVALITLNRPNAMNAVNATLWNDVGHALESFSKDDSLQVAVLTGAGEKAFCAGADLKEIAAGRSIQPPGGEKWGFGGIVNHFVPKPVIAAVNGFALGGGTEIALACDLVVASEKASFGLPEVKRGLIAAAGGLLRLPRQIPLKIAMEAVLTGDPLSAEEALKWGLVNKVVPHEDVISTALALAEKISENAPLSLKASKEIVYRGLDRPLDHPPEAWEINDEHTSVIMNSQDVIEGSSAFAEKRKPIWKGC, from the coding sequence TTGAATTACGAAGCGATACACTTTGAGCGACGTGGCTCAGTAGCATTAATCACATTAAATCGCCCTAATGCCATGAACGCAGTAAATGCAACATTATGGAATGATGTTGGCCATGCATTAGAAAGCTTTTCAAAGGATGATAGTCTTCAAGTTGCTGTTTTGACTGGGGCTGGTGAAAAAGCATTTTGTGCGGGTGCGGATCTAAAAGAAATTGCCGCTGGCCGTAGTATTCAACCACCTGGTGGTGAAAAATGGGGCTTTGGAGGGATCGTAAATCATTTTGTTCCGAAGCCAGTTATCGCAGCAGTCAACGGATTTGCTTTAGGGGGAGGAACTGAAATAGCATTAGCTTGTGATTTAGTTGTCGCCTCAGAAAAAGCGAGCTTTGGTTTACCAGAAGTTAAGCGTGGCCTAATAGCAGCTGCTGGTGGTCTCCTTCGCTTACCTCGTCAAATCCCATTAAAAATAGCAATGGAGGCTGTACTAACAGGTGATCCATTATCGGCAGAAGAGGCATTAAAGTGGGGGTTAGTTAATAAAGTTGTACCACATGAGGACGTCATTTCAACCGCTTTGGCTCTAGCTGAAAAGATTAGTGAAAATGCGCCATTATCATTAAAAGCGAGTAAAGAAATTGTATACCGTGGACTTGATCGCCCTCTTGATCATCCTCCAGAAGCTTGGGAAATTAACGACGAACATACGAGTGTTATTATGAATTCTCAAGATGTAATTGAAGGCTCTAGCGCATTTGCTGAGAAAAGAAAGCCCATTTGGAAAGGTTGTTAA
- a CDS encoding acyl-CoA synthetase, whose translation MSSSTLMLSRQQLVGETLKRAAHQSPHKDAFVYEGKRVTYQQMDERASQLAGWLQAQGIEHDEKVGFILKNGLPFVEAFYGIALSGGVGVPINFRLAAGEIEYIVNNSDSKILIIDRDYVEVIQEIRNRIPKVQQIVVVGTEHSNEDFINYHSIFEKQWNYTPVEQLCDDDGCMIVYTSGTTGRPKGAVLTHKNLCQNGMNCIWEFRLQFECNQLIVTPLFHVAAMNSLVTICLVKGITVVHRDFDPVQVLKTIEEEKINTLFLVPAMWNFLLQVPNVKEYDVSSMQNCMTGGAMCPLEVKENVMKLFTNAGIFDVFGQTEMSPATTVLQPKDSIRKMRSVGRPFINVEVRIVDEEMNDVPIGEVGEIVYRGPTLMKEYYNNPAATEEAFKGGWFHSGDLVQVDDEGFIYVMDRKKDMIISGGENIYPAEIEDVLYTHNDILEVAIVGVPDPQWGENVKAYVVLKPNKSLTEQEVISYCANRLASYKKPKHVEFIDALPRNASGKVLKYVLKSTHSSSNEKVQ comes from the coding sequence ATGAGTTCTTCTACTTTAATGTTATCAAGGCAACAGTTAGTAGGCGAGACATTGAAAAGAGCGGCTCACCAATCGCCGCATAAAGACGCTTTTGTATATGAAGGTAAACGGGTTACGTATCAACAAATGGATGAAAGAGCTAGTCAATTAGCGGGCTGGCTTCAAGCACAAGGAATTGAGCACGATGAAAAGGTAGGGTTTATTTTAAAGAATGGCTTACCCTTCGTTGAAGCATTTTACGGAATAGCATTGTCTGGCGGAGTAGGTGTGCCGATCAACTTCCGTTTAGCTGCAGGTGAAATTGAGTATATTGTTAATAATTCAGACTCAAAAATCCTCATAATTGACCGTGACTATGTTGAAGTCATCCAAGAAATTCGTAACCGAATTCCAAAAGTTCAACAAATTGTTGTCGTCGGAACTGAACATTCAAATGAAGACTTTATTAACTATCACTCTATTTTTGAGAAACAGTGGAATTATACACCTGTTGAGCAACTTTGTGATGATGACGGATGTATGATTGTTTATACTTCAGGTACAACTGGACGACCAAAAGGAGCAGTACTGACACATAAAAATTTATGTCAAAATGGTATGAATTGTATCTGGGAGTTTAGATTGCAATTTGAGTGCAATCAGTTGATCGTCACACCATTATTCCATGTTGCGGCAATGAATTCATTAGTTACCATTTGTTTAGTGAAAGGCATTACAGTTGTACACCGGGATTTTGATCCTGTTCAAGTCTTGAAAACGATTGAAGAGGAAAAGATTAATACACTATTTCTTGTTCCTGCGATGTGGAATTTCTTGTTACAAGTTCCAAATGTAAAAGAGTATGACGTGTCTTCCATGCAAAATTGTATGACGGGTGGAGCAATGTGCCCATTAGAAGTGAAAGAAAACGTAATGAAGCTATTCACGAATGCTGGCATTTTTGATGTTTTTGGGCAAACCGAAATGAGTCCTGCTACTACTGTATTGCAACCGAAAGATTCGATACGAAAAATGCGGTCAGTTGGACGTCCTTTTATTAATGTAGAAGTAAGAATTGTCGATGAAGAAATGAATGATGTTCCTATTGGAGAAGTTGGTGAAATCGTTTATCGTGGACCAACATTAATGAAAGAGTATTATAACAATCCAGCTGCAACTGAAGAAGCATTTAAAGGTGGTTGGTTTCATAGTGGCGACCTCGTTCAAGTAGATGATGAAGGGTTTATCTATGTAATGGACCGCAAAAAAGACATGATCATCAGTGGGGGAGAAAACATTTATCCAGCAGAAATTGAAGATGTTCTTTATACTCACAATGATATTTTAGAAGTGGCAATCGTTGGAGTTCCTGACCCTCAATGGGGAGAGAATGTAAAAGCATATGTTGTACTCAAACCAAATAAAAGTTTAACAGAGCAAGAGGTTATCTCTTATTGTGCAAATCGTTTAGCTTCATATAAAAAACCAAAACATGTTGAATTTATTGATGCACTTCCTCGAAATGCATCAGGAAAAGTTTTGAAATATGTATTAAAAAGCACACATAGCAGTAGCAATGAAAAGGTACAGTAA
- a CDS encoding TRAP transporter small permease has protein sequence MEGKIDTLYKGFTKIKNGGLVLAGVAVFLMMAFIVVDVTLRNLFNASISGNYEIIQRYLMPLAVFPAIAITYSSGLMPKITMFVEKLSEKAQYIINMLLLFLEIFVMILIFYYSWKYAVQGLQAGVTFPAGGKMYPLYPVLFLVPIGFALLMIELVFNIIKELMKNPFSSKTT, from the coding sequence GTGGAGGGAAAAATAGACACTCTATATAAAGGGTTTACTAAAATTAAAAATGGAGGACTAGTACTTGCGGGTGTAGCTGTATTTTTAATGATGGCATTTATCGTCGTAGATGTAACCCTGAGAAACCTATTTAACGCTTCTATCTCTGGTAACTATGAGATCATTCAAAGATACTTAATGCCACTTGCAGTTTTTCCTGCAATAGCGATTACGTATTCTTCTGGATTAATGCCAAAAATTACTATGTTTGTAGAAAAACTATCAGAAAAAGCTCAGTATATTATTAATATGTTATTACTGTTTCTGGAGATATTCGTGATGATTTTGATTTTTTATTACTCTTGGAAATATGCGGTTCAAGGGCTGCAAGCAGGTGTAACATTTCCTGCAGGTGGAAAAATGTATCCTCTCTACCCAGTGCTCTTTTTAGTTCCGATCGGGTTTGCTCTTCTGATGATAGAGTTAGTTTTCAATATTATCAAAGAATTAATGAAAAATCCTTTTTCTAGTAAAACAACTTAA
- a CDS encoding TRAP transporter large permease: MADPIMLTIFFIVFIALLLLGLQIGTVLLVTGILGIFLLGGIGPLTGILQTDPFARVASYALTTIPLFVLMSQFIMHSDIVKYLYHLVFKLSRGKPGILGVFTIILGGFLGAVSGSATAISATLGQISVPELKKHGYSEDLAGAIAASAGTLSTLIPPSIGLIIYGAITQTPVGSLFMAVIIPGILTVLVLVICTSIMYKLSTKEKVAVNEVAATTTVEDFPKSKYVISIVASVVIMGAIFGGIYAGVFTPTEAGGVGAFVSLVAALLLGKVNKSFIKNSFVSTVKITCMVLFIMIGAAVFARFVSLSMLPRKLMGLLEPLASTPILVIILLLVAYFFLFMFIEGAAVILMTVPITLPIAEMAGLGALEFGILISVVGAAGMLTPPVGLCVYAVSGVTKTPIEKLFRHTTVFAIAVTVVVVTIALIFPQIITWLPSTM; the protein is encoded by the coding sequence TTGGCAGATCCAATAATGTTGACGATATTTTTCATAGTATTTATTGCCCTCTTACTATTAGGATTGCAAATAGGTACGGTTCTTTTAGTGACAGGGATTTTAGGAATATTCTTACTCGGTGGTATTGGTCCACTTACAGGTATATTACAAACGGATCCATTTGCAAGGGTAGCAAGTTATGCACTAACAACAATTCCACTATTTGTCTTAATGTCACAGTTTATTATGCACTCGGATATAGTTAAATATTTGTATCACTTAGTATTTAAACTATCTCGTGGTAAGCCAGGGATTTTAGGAGTATTTACAATCATTCTGGGAGGATTTTTAGGGGCTGTTTCTGGATCTGCAACTGCTATTTCAGCAACACTAGGTCAAATTTCTGTTCCAGAATTAAAAAAACATGGATATTCCGAGGATCTCGCAGGGGCAATTGCCGCCTCTGCGGGAACTCTCTCCACGTTAATACCGCCTTCGATTGGGTTAATTATTTATGGCGCGATTACGCAAACCCCAGTTGGTTCATTATTTATGGCGGTTATTATACCAGGTATCTTAACAGTACTTGTTTTAGTGATTTGTACTTCGATTATGTATAAACTTTCTACTAAAGAAAAGGTGGCTGTAAACGAAGTAGCAGCTACTACAACTGTAGAAGATTTTCCTAAGTCGAAATATGTGATTTCTATCGTTGCAAGTGTTGTTATTATGGGTGCCATTTTTGGGGGGATTTATGCAGGTGTGTTTACTCCTACCGAAGCAGGTGGAGTTGGGGCATTTGTAAGTTTAGTAGCAGCGCTTTTATTAGGGAAAGTCAATAAATCATTCATTAAAAATTCTTTTGTCAGCACGGTTAAAATTACATGTATGGTTTTATTCATTATGATTGGAGCAGCTGTTTTTGCAAGATTTGTTTCGTTATCAATGCTACCGAGAAAATTAATGGGATTATTGGAGCCTTTAGCATCTACTCCTATTTTAGTCATCATACTTCTATTAGTAGCTTACTTCTTCTTATTTATGTTTATTGAAGGGGCTGCTGTCATCCTAATGACAGTTCCGATTACGCTACCTATAGCTGAGATGGCAGGACTTGGAGCGCTAGAATTTGGGATTCTAATTAGTGTTGTTGGAGCAGCTGGTATGTTAACCCCTCCAGTTGGATTATGCGTTTATGCCGTCTCAGGTGTGACGAAAACACCAATTGAAAAACTGTTTAGACATACGACGGTTTTTGCAATTGCGGTTACTGTAGTGGTTGTTACTATTGCATTAATTTTCCCACAAATTATTACTTGGTTGCCTAGTACGATGTAA
- a CDS encoding TRAP transporter substrate-binding protein DctP, with protein MKKMKNSLLLMVLTVLSLVVVGCSSNQSSSSSENTGGNDSEGSNQSEETIVLRASSGLPAHHVWLESYLYSWMERVEEDSNGRLQFELYTGGELVPLGGELDALNAGTIDVALPVMHLYDPGRFPLSEITMIPLTDSGAEIVNNAYYNLVYGDHELQDGKTFYELEFEPQGLKVWAVNAGDPYTLATTGKRFETPEDFNNIRIRAGARVSEMFLNNVGAASITMPQTESYDALSRGALDGNLLCICDWDGWGFQDLFAYSLEGANIGHYTAVFGMTEEKWNSLPSDIQEILESAAKELQLAEPTVARMVEADQINRDLVEGKVEFETLDDLNDETREHIMQAMEKTWFDWIEMVDEQGSPGKEVAKLWRDLIIEAGGDVPDKIKEIE; from the coding sequence ATGAAAAAAATGAAAAATAGTCTATTATTAATGGTTCTTACTGTACTTTCTTTAGTTGTGGTCGGCTGTTCATCTAACCAATCATCATCTTCAAGTGAAAACACTGGTGGTAACGACAGTGAAGGAAGCAATCAATCTGAAGAAACAATAGTATTACGTGCTTCATCTGGCTTACCTGCTCACCATGTTTGGCTAGAGTCATACCTTTATAGCTGGATGGAACGAGTAGAAGAAGACTCAAATGGGCGTCTACAATTTGAACTCTATACGGGTGGAGAATTAGTACCGCTTGGTGGAGAATTAGATGCATTAAATGCGGGTACGATTGATGTTGCTTTACCAGTAATGCACCTTTATGATCCAGGGCGTTTTCCGTTATCAGAAATTACTATGATCCCATTAACAGATTCGGGTGCAGAAATAGTAAATAATGCATACTACAATCTTGTCTATGGTGATCATGAATTGCAAGATGGTAAGACATTTTATGAGTTAGAATTTGAACCACAAGGCTTAAAAGTATGGGCTGTAAATGCAGGTGACCCATATACGCTTGCGACAACAGGTAAACGTTTTGAAACACCAGAAGACTTTAATAATATTAGAATTCGAGCTGGAGCACGTGTAAGTGAGATGTTTCTTAACAACGTAGGTGCAGCGTCAATTACCATGCCACAAACAGAATCTTATGATGCTTTAAGCCGAGGTGCATTGGATGGTAACCTTCTTTGTATTTGTGACTGGGATGGATGGGGCTTCCAAGACTTATTTGCATATTCTTTAGAGGGCGCAAACATTGGACACTATACAGCAGTATTCGGTATGACAGAAGAGAAATGGAATAGCTTACCTTCAGATATACAAGAAATATTAGAATCAGCAGCTAAAGAATTACAATTAGCTGAACCGACTGTAGCACGTATGGTTGAAGCGGATCAAATTAATCGTGATTTAGTTGAAGGCAAAGTTGAATTTGAAACTCTTGACGATTTAAATGACGAAACAAGAGAACATATTATGCAAGCGATGGAAAAAACGTGGTTCGATTGGATTGAAATGGTAGACGAACAAGGTTCTCCTGGAAAAGAAGTTGCAAAGCTTTGGAGAGATTTAATTATTGAAGCTGGTGGAGATGTACCAGACAAAATTAAAGAAATTGAATAG